A segment of the Zingiber officinale cultivar Zhangliang chromosome 8B, Zo_v1.1, whole genome shotgun sequence genome:
ctcttgatagaagtgtcatctatgtgagtgtgaagacaggccgcttcaatgaaacactcatgaatccaagatggtatccatggccgaaacggaaccaaccatgagaacctaaagtaggtgagatagatctctgtgtgggtgttattgtctcagtatacaccaacagctgagcatttcaagacatcacgttcactgcgcagcctagtatactcgatagcatttcactacggaaggttcaaagccacaagctacctctcccgatgcagtgacttatcgattggactcttgtaaaatgtcagcatgcatacacgcattgcattaatttccattcatgtgggggattgttggatattggggccttaaattgaccaaaacgatttagaggaaggaagccatcaattgttgaaagtcgtaattgacttcaaaattgaaatctacgattcgtgtagatagatttagactattaatttgctcaaaaccgattaagggtgaatgagaaattaatgtttaaagtcagcccaaaataacatttattattcattaataaagtacatgggagaatagtcccacatcggaaattctcgatgtgtattctctacttattaatgaagatgtgttaatggagttaacacaaaaataaaacgacaggttaccccttagcccagggcgagcaggtgctcgcacctgtaagcccgccacccgccacgtgcgcacgtgcgcaatgggcgctttgtaggcgcactttgcactgcctacgtggcactcgggtgacgtgtcaggctcgtacctgacgtggcagcacctatgcagcatcctcgtgggcaaagggagatgactggacagttgacttagggaatggatggctaccgttgatcaacgttgatcaaataggtatgatggatcgcttgtgatgcgatctagagcgttggatcgcaaagagtaacgatctgacggcttgggatgagacttgatctgaagcatcgaatcaatggatccagatccgatggccgatgacaataggcgggatgaagtgggcttggtgaagggttacaacccttcagaatggatgatctagatcgatccagcccaaggaacacatccactcacccaaaggacaatcaacctcttctttcagtataaatagaaccctccagatgatgaaAAATtgactcaatcctctcttctcttcctcaagcattcatctcatcttgtgcattcaagagtccaagaagtctactaaaaggttcgctggtctcggaagtcggagtgctacgattccgagacgttcgtcgtcgttgtatcttgggaacgaattgcaacaatccgttaagcaccgtagcggagcaatatcgtttacggagatagtgtcgaacactagcctcgacgatcagtttacaTACTCCAGAATCTACCCGGGGAACAACAATAGCATGGAAGTCATTTAACAATGATGCAATGCCAAGGGTGAAATGTGTACCGCAAGAAGGGTAAATGTATCGTTGCTCAAGGGCTAGCGAGTACTCGAAGAGGACCAGTAGGCTGTTCCGTGGCCTATGAATGTTAATACTAACCACATTCcatgacaaaaaaaaacaaaccatTGTGGCAGCTTTGCGCCAGTATTCTAACGACCCGTAATGTGTCTAATGTGACCATAGGCATTGATGTTTGGGTAATAGATTTAAGTTAGACCTTACATAGTATTTCATTTGTGAGTTAAGTGTGGACGGAATTatgtatataacatgataactcAAGGTCCATGGAAGATCTGTTGTATACTGGTATGAGATACTTAAGGAATCCCAAGGTCCATGGAAGATATGAGAATATAGTGGTATGCACATAAGGAATCCCCCAAGGTCCATGGAAGATGTGAGAATAGTGGTATGAGATACTCTAAGGAATCACATTATTTAATGTATGAGTTCTCCgtttctctctccctctcttctttacAGAGCTCTAACCAAGATTTTAAAGTGTCCCACGAGCTGGCACAGTATTGCAGAAGAGTGTTATTGTTCATGGATCTGAGGTCAATTCTTAACCGATAGGAAATGATCTGCTAGGTGCCTCAACtattttttacatattttttacATATGCTATTGTTACTGGATGAACTTCTCCATAATTTATCTCCTTTTTAGATAATGAAGAGTCACCTTAAAGGAACCGCCAAAGTGACTATTTCATTTTTCGTTATCAACCATGACTTTAAAGAGTTTATGGAGACTCAAACTTTGTACCTATGACCATAATTCTCTTGAGAAAAGAAGGTTTATCACCCACCTTAATTCTCTTATCCAAAGGATAAAATGACGCTAAAGGGTGTGTCAACATCCATATAGAAAATTCAATGAATAATAATAGATAATGTCGATGCTAGAAGGGACACAACAATCATCCAAAAAAATATATCTACGATGTAAAGGGGAGCATCTACCACCAGAAGAATACATCTACCAGTCGAAGGGATGCATTAatcccccaaaggagtctcttgACGACCAAAGGGGTATAAGAATTTAAAAGGAATATGATCGAGTTTGTCATACTATCGCTCCACTGGTTCGAACCACTTATCAACTAGCTAACTAAACCAAATATGTTAAACAAATCTCATTAATTGAGAGAAATTCCAACAGCAAAAACATCTAACTTGAAATCTTTATCCAAGCATCAATACCACCAATAGCTATTACGTACTTTGATCCTTGAATCGACAACTTCACTTCGAATTGGAAAATATTCTACCTAACATTTAAGATCAACATCTTTTAACTATGATTTCATTGTGTTAGGCTCCTCTATCCACCTAGATTGGGATCTCAGTTAAACAACTCGAACGCTGCAGATTCCTCTCCTCCCTATTTGGTTGCCTACTTTCTCAACTCTTCGCTGTGAGTCCAACAAGCCTAGCATCATTCTCTTCTCCTCCCTCCATATATCCACCACCGTATTTAATTTTATCAGCGCAAGTAATGAACACAGAACACACATCCTTTATTTCTACACAAAGCATACACATATCGTAATCCGAACCAGAACTATGTCTTTCAGTGGCATCAACATCAAGGCGCAAGCTACAGCAAATAACACAGTAGTTGCAATCCCACACAAGCACACTAGCGTAAAGAGGGAAAAGCCAGCTCCACTCGACGCAATCCTACCTTATTGTGCAAACCGACTTTTTCAGTGCGACAAGAGAGGCCATGATGAAACATAAACGTCAAACTGATGCTGAAAAATCCCATTTCTCCTGCATTGCAATAAGTAGAGGATTCAGTATTTTATGAATTAAAATGTTTTAGGTGGAGCCGCAAGCAAGAACGAATGGCTGACTCATGAAATTTCAGTCGTCCTCACTTCTCTACCATATGTTACCCCCATCTTTACTCTGTTACTCCTCACGAATGGAAATTTGATCTAAGAAATATTCCCCTTTTTTCGGATTTTCTTAGTTTTGTTATTGAGTTTTCTGCATTCGAATGTCTTTAGCAACGCGTAGAAATAGGAAAAAGTATATGCATCCAAATACTTACAGTAGGGAACAATCTTCCACTGCTGGTTATGACCCTTGAGCCACTCCCAAAGCACAACGGTGGTTCCATCTCGGACTCCGCCATGGTCCTTGTCGCCATGGAAAGCGTCGAAGTTCAGCCCAATGTTGTTTATCATTCTTATGCAGCGGAAGCCGTTGCCTGTATCCCCGCTCTCGGCCCACAGCACGGACTCATCGAGGTAGTCAGGATTGTATGGAACAAGCCGAACCTGCAACGGATCTCAGTTTGGGGGAACAAAAGATAAATAGATTGTCTTCGAAGATTAAAAGAAGAAATTATCTCGCCCAAAATAGCGTCTAGGAGAAGAAAATTATTCGAGATGCAATCTTACAGGATGTGTAGCTCCAATGGAGTGTTTCACGGCTTCTCCGGTGGCCTTGTTAATGAGGCAAAAGCTTGGGAACCCTTCTTGATCTTTCACCTTGGTGCTGTACCTCATATCTTTGATCCAGTGCTGCGAGCAAAAACAGTAAGACAAACCCTAAGATCTAGATGTAGGAATTTAGCTCAAGATCTGGATGCCAAAGGAGAAACAAAAAGAGGGCAAAAAATTAGATTGCGGTTTGGGATCCATGCCTGATACTGATCGCTGGGATCGTTACGGACGAGGACCACTTTCCCATCCCTGATGGAGAGGGAGTAATTTTCATCCGCCCTGGTGAAGATCCTCACCGTCGGCTGCCGTAGTTTCGAAGGCTCCTCCACCCGGCCGCCATGGTCTCCGGTTGGACAGCCTCCAGAAGAGTACGATGGGGGTCGGTCATAGTTATGCTCGCCGCCATGATGACCGAAAGAGTGAGGTCGGGGCTCGCCATAGCCGCCCCCACCTTCGTGCGCCACGTGCTGGACAGGCGGGAAGTTGGGGCGGCCGTACTCATCCCCAGATCCAGTTCCTCCTCCGTAGTATCCGGAAGAGGGAGGAGGGTGAGGTTGATGCTCGCCGTAGCCGGATCCGCCATGATGCGGGACGTTCTGGACAGGAGGGTAGGCGGGGCGGCGGTCTTCCTCCTCTCCGCCATAGAAGGAGGGAGGAGGCTGGTGGCCGTGGCTGTGTCCGGGGCCGTGGTGATGGCCAGGAGGCGGGTAGGGCTGTTCCTCGTCGTCGTTGTCGCggcggtggtggtggccgaagGGGAACTCCATGGGACGAAGCGGATCGCAACAAACCGGTATGCAACGACAAGGATAGATGCTTTTCGGTATATAGCGTAGAAGGGTCGCATAAAAAATTCCTAGAAAGGGTCCCGCGCGAGAAAAACGAGAGCGTCTCAATGAATCGTGGAGCGCAACGATATTTACGCGGGATGACGCGTCGAATGATCCAGTGAAGGTCTAGTGTTTAAGCGCCGGGTGTCCATACTCATTAGGGGCTCTGATGGGTCTCACTGACATAATTGAGATCATGTCGGCCGCTTATTTATTATGCATACACCAGTTGTTAACCGCATAAACCATCTTATTATCTATTTTCGAATAaacgattttttaaaaataataataatttctctATGAGAAGACCATCAATATCGTCTtaggattattattatttgtcaaTGATTAAATATGGATCATAGATTCTAATAATGAACCTCTTCTAATGAtcgtaaaaaaaaaaacctcctcctcctctatcCCTAATACATCATTTAGTAGC
Coding sequences within it:
- the LOC122013393 gene encoding ricin B-like lectin R40G3; its protein translation is MEFPFGHHHRRDNDDEEQPYPPPGHHHGPGHSHGHQPPPSFYGGEEEDRRPAYPPVQNVPHHGGSGYGEHQPHPPPSSGYYGGGTGSGDEYGRPNFPPVQHVAHEGGGGYGEPRPHSFGHHGGEHNYDRPPSYSSGGCPTGDHGGRVEEPSKLRQPTVRIFTRADENYSLSIRDGKVVLVRNDPSDQYQHWIKDMRYSTKVKDQEGFPSFCLINKATGEAVKHSIGATHPVRLVPYNPDYLDESVLWAESGDTGNGFRCIRMINNIGLNFDAFHGDKDHGGVRDGTTVVLWEWLKGHNQQWKIVPY